The Macrobrachium nipponense isolate FS-2020 chromosome 27, ASM1510439v2, whole genome shotgun sequence genome includes a region encoding these proteins:
- the LOC135200936 gene encoding splicing factor C9orf78 homolog codes for MSIAFKKVKSKNIRRRISDEDNDDNGGEDESLMAKVEESKELRKYRRRHGGITAEDLLVGEKVNKKENAADDPFKLKCGGMLDLNLIKNAKKGDDAYDTGIGTSFSAETNRRDEDAEMQKYIEENLAKRKGLTSEENQDDQPRHQTLEEAALHAVPDILRESSTKRSEEMLSNQMLSGIPEVDLGLEAKIRNIEATEEAKQKLLRESMMKKERPSEFVPKNMAVNFVQHNRFNLEDAGPAKKKEKIEEIVEPVVGGGVKISTVAPKRPHGEKATDDFHYEKFKKQFRRH; via the exons ATGAGTATCGCATTTAAAAAAGTTAAGAGCAAAAATATCCGCCGGAGGATCAGTGATGAGGATAATGACGATAACGGGGGAGAAGATGAAAGCCTGAT gGCTAAAGTTGAAGAGAGCAAGGAGTTGAGAAAGTACCGTCGTCGTCATGGAGGAATAACGGCCGAGGACCTCTTAGTAGGAGAGAAAGTTAATAAAAAGGAGAATGCAGCA GATGATCCATTCAAGTTAAAGTGTGGAGGAATGCTggatttaaacttgataaagaATGCCAAAAAAGGAGATGATGCATACGATACTGGCATTGGTACCTCATTTTCAGCAGAAACTAATAGGCGAGATGAAGATGCTGAAAT GCAAAAGTATATTGAAGAAAATTTAGCCAAGCGCAAAGGTTTAACATCAGAAGAAAACCAGGATGATCAGCCTCGTCATCAGACACTTGAGGAGGCTGCATTGCATGCAGTTCCAGACATACTGAGAGAGTCGTCTACAAAACGAAGTGAAGAAATGTTAAGCAACCAG ATGTTGAGTGGTATCCCAGAAGTGGATCTTGGCTTAGAGGCAAAAATCCGCAACATTGAGGCGACTGAGGAAGCAAAGCAGAAGCTACTAAGGGAAAGTATGATGAAGAAGGAACGCCCTTCAGAATTTGTCCCTAAAAATATGGCTGTCAATTTTGTCCAGCATAACAGAT TTAACTTGGAAGATGCTGGTCCAgccaagaaaaaggagaagattGAGGAAATAGTGGAGCCTGTTGTGGGTGGTGGAGTGAAAATATCTACTGTAGCACCAAAAAGACCTCACGGAGAAAAAGCCACAGATGATTTCCATTATGAAAAGTTCAAGAAACAGTTTCGGAGACATTAG